From the Deltaproteobacteria bacterium genome, the window GTAGGCCAGATCGCGCCGCAGCACGGCCGCCTCGCGTGCGAGCGGCGTCTGCGGCGAACGGCGACGGCCCGAGATTCCGAAGTGCCGATCCTCGTCGGATTCCTGGGCCATTGGCGCGCCGAAGAAACGGAAACGCCCTCTCACTGTCAACGGCGCTCCGCTAGGATTGCCGCGAGGACACGGATCGGAGGAGTGCGGGGTGGCGTTCGCCAGGGTCGTGGAGCTGCTCGCGCGCGGGAGCGCCGGCGAATCGGCGGCCGTGCGCGGCTGGCTGCGCACGGCGCGGCACTCGAAGGGCGTCTCGTTCCTCGATCTCTCCGACGGCTCGAGCCTTGCGGGTCTGCAGGTCGTGGCCGGGCCGGAGCTCGAGAACTACCAGGCCGAGGTCGTCCGGCTCGACACCGGCTGCGCAGTCGAGGTCGAGGGGGAGCTCGTGCCGTCGCAGGGCAGCGGGCAGGCGCTGGAGCTGCGAGCGACGCGGCTCGTCGTGGTCGGCTGGGCCGATTCCGACTACCCGCTGCAGAAGAAGCGGCACGGCTTCGAGTTCCTGCGCACGATCGCGCACCTGCGCCCGCGCACGAACACCTTCGGCGCGGTGCTGCGGGTGCGAAACGTGGCCGCGCGCGCGGTGCACCGCTTCTTCCAGGAGCGCGGCTTCGTCTGGCTGCACACGCCGATCATCACGGCGAGCGACGCGGAAGGGGCGGGCGCCATGTTCCGCGTGGCCGCGACCGAGTTCGACGGCGAGTTCTTCGGGCGCCCCGCGTTCCTGACCGTCTCGGGCCAGCTCGAGGCCGAGATCGGGGCGCTCGCGCTCTCGAACGTCTACACCTTCGGCCCGACCTTCCGCGCCGAGAACTCCAACACCAGCCGCCACCTGGCCGAATTCTGGATGATCGAGCCCGAGATGGCCTTCTGCGATCTGCGCGGCGACATGGAGCTCGCCCAGGCGTTCCTGCGCTACGTGGTGAAGGCGGTCCTCGACGAGTCCGAGGACGATCTCGCGTTCTTCGACGAGCGAATCTCGAGCGGCCTGCGAGCCACTCTCGAGCACGTTGCGCTCAGCTCCTTCGAGCACCTGACCTACGGCGAGGCCGTCGCGATCCTGGAGCGTTCCGGGCAGGACTTCGAGTTCCCGGTGAAGTGGGGCGCGGACCTCGCGAGCGAGCACGAGCGCTTCCTCACCGAGAGCCACGTCGGCCGGCCCGTGATCGTCACCGACTACCCCAAGGCGATCAAAGCCTTCTACATGTACTGCAACGACGACGGTCAGACCGTTCGCGCGATGGACGTGCTGGTTCCGAAGGTCGGCGAGATCATCGGCGGGTCGCAGCGCGAGGACCGCGTCGACGTGCTTCGCGCGCGCCTGGCCGAGTGCGGTCTGCCCGAGGCCCCCTATCAGTGGTACCTCGACCTGCGGCGTTTCGGCTCGGTCCCGCACGCGGGCTTCGGGCTGGGCTTCGAGCGGCTCGTGCTCTACCTGACGGGAATGGCGAACATCCGCGACGTGATTCCGTTTCCGCGCGTTCCCGGCTACGCGGAGTTCTGATGGGCGTGGCCGTGGTCACGGGCAGCGCGTCGGGGATCGGCGCGGCGATCCGACGCCGGCTCGAAGCCGACGGCGCGCGCGTCATCGGGGTGGACCTGCGCGGCGCCGAGGTGGTCGCGGACCTCTCGACGCCGGCGGGACGAGAGGCGGCGGTCGCCGGCGTGCTCGCGAGCTGCGGCGGGCGGCTCGACCGCGTGGTGATCTCGGCGGGCGTCGGCACGCACGTGTCCCCGCCGTCGCTCGTCGCGGCGGTGAACTACTTCGGCGCGATCGACCCGCTCGACGGCTGGCTGCCCGTGCTTCGCGCCGGGAGCGATCCTGCGGCGCTCGTGGTCTGCTCGAACTCCGCGCAGATGGCGCCGCTCGACGACCACCCCTACGTGAAGGCGCTGCTCGCGCACGACGAGCCCGAGGCGCGGCGGCTCGCCGACGCGGGCGCGAGCTCGATCGTCGCCTACCTCGGCGCGAAGCACGCGCTCGGGCGCGCGGTGCGCCGGCGCGCGGGCGACTGGGGCCGCGCGGGCGTGCGCCTGAACGCCGTCGCGCCCGGGCCGGTGCGCACGCCGCTGCTGGCCGGGGACATGGCCCACCCGGTCACGGGCGCCGCGATCGGCAAGCTGTCGATTCCGCTCGGTCGGATCGGCGAGCCCGAAGAGGTCGCCGAACTCGCGGCGTTCCTGCTCGACCGGCGCGCGGGCTGGATCCACGGCGCGATTTACTACATCGACGGCGGCAACGACGCCGAGATCCGACCCGATCGCTTCTGAGGTACCGATGCCGCTCGACGCATTCGCACCCGCGCGCCTCGCCGATCTCACCCTGCGCAATCGCGTGATCAAGACGGCGACGTACGAGGGCATGTGCCCGGAGGGGATTCCGTCGGACGCGCTGGTCGAACACCACCGCCGGCTTGCGGCCGGCGGCGTCGGGCTCACGACCGTCGCCTACTGCGCGGTCTCGCCCGACGGCCGCACCTTCGCGGAGCAGATGTCGATGCGCCCCGAGACGGTGGCGCCGCTTCGCCGCGTCACCGACGCGGTGCACCGCGAGGGCGGCGCGGCGTCGCTTCAGCTCGGTCACTGCGGCTGGTTCACCAAGAACGCGGAGCTCTCGACCTGGCTTCCGCGCGGGCCGTCGCTCAGCTTGAACCCGTACGGGATCAGTGCGGGCCGGCCGCTGGCGCTGGCGATGAACGCGCGCGAGATCGAGGCTGTGATCGAGGACTTCGGTCGCGCATCGGGGCTCGCGCGCGAGGCGGGCTTCGACGCGGTGGAGCTGCACCTGGGCCACGGCTACCTGCTCTCGCAGTTCCTCAGTCCGGCCACGAACCGGCGCAGCGACGGCTTCGGCGGTGGCATCGACGGCCGCGCGAGGCTCTCGCTCGAGGTCCTGCGCCGCGTGCGCGAGGTGGTCGGCGCGGGCTTTCCGATCCTGTGCAAGATGAACCTGCGCGACGGCTTCCGAGGCGGGATGGAGCTTCCCGACGCGCTCGCGCTGGCGCGCCTGCTCGAGGCCGGAGGCGCGAGCGCCCTGGTGCTCACCGGCGGCTTCACGAGCAAGTCGCCGTTCTATCTGTTCCGCGGCCGGCGCCCGCTCGAGGAGATGATCGCGGCCGAGAAGAGCCGGCTGCAGAAGCTCGTGCTGCGCCGCTTCGGCACGCGCGTGATCCGCGAGTACCCGTTCGAAGAGATGTTCTTCCTGCCGCAGGCGCGCGAGGTACGCGCGGCCGTGCGCATGCCGCTGGTCCTGCTCGGCGGAATCGTCTCGCGGTCGAACGTCGAGGCGGCGATGGTGGAGGGCTTCGAGTTCGTCGCGCTGGGCCGTGCGCTGATCGCCGATCCGGAGAGGGTGCGGCGCATGGCGGGCGATGCGGGCACGCGCTCGCGCTGCAACCACTGCAACGTCTGCGTGGCCGAGATGGACATCGGCGGCGTGCGCTGCGTGCTCGACGACGGAGTGGCGGCGTGACGTTCCTCGGTCGCGCGTTCCGTCCGTTCTTCCTTTTTGCGGGCCTGCAGGCGAGCCTCGCGGTGTTGGCCTGGCTCGCGGTCTACGCCGGCGTGCTCCCGGCTCCGGGCTGGCTCTCGCATACGCCGTCGCTCTGGCACGCGCACGAGATGGTCTTCGGCTTCGTGGTGGCCGCGGCGGCCGGTTTCCTGCTCACCGCTGCGCCGACCTGGACCGGCTCGCGGCCGCCCTCGGGTGCGCCGCTCGGAATGCTGGCCGCACTCTGGCTCGCGGGTCGCGTCGCGATGTTCCTCTCCGGCGCGATTCCGCTCGCGGGGGTCGCGCTCGTCGACGTCGCGCTGCTTCCCGCGATGGCGTTTGCGATCGGCCGGCCGATCTTCGCCGCGCGGCAGCGGCGCAACTACGGCTTCCCGATCGTCCTCTCGGCGCTCGCGCTGCTGAACGCCGGCGCGCATCTCGACGCGCTCGGTCTCGCGCCCGGGCTCGCGGCGGTCTGTCTTCACGTCGGTGTCGATCTCGCGATCGTGCTGATCGTCGCGATGGGCGGGCGGATCACGCCGAGCTTCACCGCCAACGCGTTTCGCCGCGACGGCGTCGCCGCCGTCGTCGTCACGCGCCGGTGGGCCGACCGCGCCGCGGTCGTCGCGGTGGTCGGCGTGGCGCTGGCGAACCTGCTGTTTCCGCGCACGGCGGCGAGCGGCGCGGTCGCGGGGATCGCCGCGCTCGCGGTCGCGGTCCGGATGTCCGGCTGGCAGACGCTGCGCGCGCGGTACGATCCGCTGCTCTGGTCGCTGCACCTGGGCTACGCCTGGGTCGTGGTCGGGCTCTTCGCCGTCGCGCTCTCCGACCTCACCGGCGCGATTCCCTGGAGCGTCGGCCTGCACGCGGAGACGACCGGCGCGATCGGCACGATGGTGCTCGCCGTGATGACCCGCGTCGTGCTCGGGCACACCGGCCGCGGGCTTGCGGCGCCGCGCGCCGCGACGATCGCGTACCTGCTGGTGAGCGCGGCCGCGCTGGTTCGAACCGTGGGCGCACTCGTGTTCCCGGATCCCTACCTGCACGTGATCGCGCTCGCGGCGCTGCTCTGGTCCGCGGCGTACGCGGTGTTCCTGGCCCACTACGCGCCGCTGCTCTTCCGCCCGCGACTCGACGGACAGCCGGGCTAGCCGCTCGTTCGCGCGGGCTCAGGCCGCGGCGGCGTCGCGCTGCTCGGGCGCCTCGGGCTCGCCGGCGGCGCGGCCGGTGCCGACGACCAGCTCGAAGATCGGCGAGGCCATGAGGGTCGTCACGATCGCCATGATCACCAGCGCAGCGAAGAGCTCTTCGGAGATCACCCCGCGCGCGAGGCCGATGTTGATGATGATCAGCTCCATCAGGCCGCGCGCGTTCATCAGCGTTCCGATGCCGATCGCCTCGCGCGTGGCGATTCCCGTCGCGCGCGCGGCCAGCGTGCAGGCGACTCCCTTGCCGACCACCGCCGCGAGCAGAACCGCGAGGCAGACCCCCCAGAGCGCCGGCGAGTCGAGCAGCGTGATCTTCGTGTTCAGCCCCGAGTAGGTGAAGAAGAGCGGGAGCAGGAGCGCCACGGTGAGCGGCTCGATCCGGGCCGTGAGCGCGCGAACGACCGGGCCGCGCGGCATCGCCGCGCCCATCACGAACGCGCCGAAGACCGCATGCAGGCCGATCAGGTCCGTGAACCACGCGCCCAGCGCCATCAGCGCGAGTCCGGCGACCAGGCCGGCGTCGACGAGTTCGCCGTCTCGGATCAGAAACCGCTGCGCGCGGCGCAGCAGCGGGCGCACGATTCCCAGCGCCACCGCGACGTACGCGATTCCGCCGCCGATGTTGTAGCTCGCGTGGCTCCAGTCGCCGTCGAAGCTCGCGAGCACCACCGCCAGCAGGCACCATGCGGTGGCGTCGTCGATCGCGCCCGCGCCGAGCGCGACCGTGCCCATGGTCGTGCCCGCAAGCCGCTTGAAGTGGATGATCCGCGCGAGCATCGGGAACGCGGTGACGCACATCGAGGCGCCGAGGAAGAGCATCGCCTCCGGCAGCGAGGTGCGCTCCGGAAAGATCGCCGTGTGTCGAAACAGCAGCCAGGCCAGCCACGCGCCGAGCGCGAACGGAGCGGCCATTCCCGCGATCGAGACCACTGCGGCGCTCCGCATCCGACGCTGCACGATGTCGATGCGGAACTCCATTCCCACCACGAACATGTACAGCGCAAGGCCGAGCTGCGAGGCCTTGAACAGGTAGCTCTGGGTGTCGCGCGCCGATTGGCTCGCGTCCCAGGGGAAGAGCCAAGCCTGGGCCTCGGGCAACAGCAGCCCGAAGAGGGAAGGGCCGAGCATCACGCCCGCGATCATCTCGGCCACGACCTGCGGCTGGCCGAGCCTGGCGGCGACGGCGCCGACGACGCGGCAGAACGCCAGGATGCAGGCGAGCTGAAGGAAGAACTGGACCGC encodes:
- the asnS gene encoding asparagine--tRNA ligase codes for the protein MAFARVVELLARGSAGESAAVRGWLRTARHSKGVSFLDLSDGSSLAGLQVVAGPELENYQAEVVRLDTGCAVEVEGELVPSQGSGQALELRATRLVVVGWADSDYPLQKKRHGFEFLRTIAHLRPRTNTFGAVLRVRNVAARAVHRFFQERGFVWLHTPIITASDAEGAGAMFRVAATEFDGEFFGRPAFLTVSGQLEAEIGALALSNVYTFGPTFRAENSNTSRHLAEFWMIEPEMAFCDLRGDMELAQAFLRYVVKAVLDESEDDLAFFDERISSGLRATLEHVALSSFEHLTYGEAVAILERSGQDFEFPVKWGADLASEHERFLTESHVGRPVIVTDYPKAIKAFYMYCNDDGQTVRAMDVLVPKVGEIIGGSQREDRVDVLRARLAECGLPEAPYQWYLDLRRFGSVPHAGFGLGFERLVLYLTGMANIRDVIPFPRVPGYAEF
- a CDS encoding SDR family oxidoreductase — its product is MGVAVVTGSASGIGAAIRRRLEADGARVIGVDLRGAEVVADLSTPAGREAAVAGVLASCGGRLDRVVISAGVGTHVSPPSLVAAVNYFGAIDPLDGWLPVLRAGSDPAALVVCSNSAQMAPLDDHPYVKALLAHDEPEARRLADAGASSIVAYLGAKHALGRAVRRRAGDWGRAGVRLNAVAPGPVRTPLLAGDMAHPVTGAAIGKLSIPLGRIGEPEEVAELAAFLLDRRAGWIHGAIYYIDGGNDAEIRPDRF
- a CDS encoding NnrS family protein — encoded protein: MQDEPARRLPRRDGASRRARAGAPARGRRRERPGAHRRLHEQVAVLSVPRPAPARGDDRGREEPAAEARAAPLRHARDPRVPVRRDVLPAAGARGTRGRAHAAGPARRNRLAVERRGGDGGGLRVRRAGPCADRRSGEGAAHGGRCGHALALQPLQRLRGRDGHRRRALRARRRSGGVTFLGRAFRPFFLFAGLQASLAVLAWLAVYAGVLPAPGWLSHTPSLWHAHEMVFGFVVAAAAGFLLTAAPTWTGSRPPSGAPLGMLAALWLAGRVAMFLSGAIPLAGVALVDVALLPAMAFAIGRPIFAARQRRNYGFPIVLSALALLNAGAHLDALGLAPGLAAVCLHVGVDLAIVLIVAMGGRITPSFTANAFRRDGVAAVVVTRRWADRAAVVAVVGVALANLLFPRTAASGAVAGIAALAVAVRMSGWQTLRARYDPLLWSLHLGYAWVVVGLFAVALSDLTGAIPWSVGLHAETTGAIGTMVLAVMTRVVLGHTGRGLAAPRAATIAYLLVSAAALVRTVGALVFPDPYLHVIALAALLWSAAYAVFLAHYAPLLFRPRLDGQPG
- a CDS encoding cation:proton antiporter, whose translation is MNNVGLAVQFFLQLACILAFCRVVGAVAARLGQPQVVAEMIAGVMLGPSLFGLLLPEAQAWLFPWDASQSARDTQSYLFKASQLGLALYMFVVGMEFRIDIVQRRMRSAAVVSIAGMAAPFALGAWLAWLLFRHTAIFPERTSLPEAMLFLGASMCVTAFPMLARIIHFKRLAGTTMGTVALGAGAIDDATAWCLLAVVLASFDGDWSHASYNIGGGIAYVAVALGIVRPLLRRAQRFLIRDGELVDAGLVAGLALMALGAWFTDLIGLHAVFGAFVMGAAMPRGPVVRALTARIEPLTVALLLPLFFTYSGLNTKITLLDSPALWGVCLAVLLAAVVGKGVACTLAARATGIATREAIGIGTLMNARGLMELIIINIGLARGVISEELFAALVIMAIVTTLMASPIFELVVGTGRAAGEPEAPEQRDAAAA
- a CDS encoding NADH:flavin oxidoreductase produces the protein MPLDAFAPARLADLTLRNRVIKTATYEGMCPEGIPSDALVEHHRRLAAGGVGLTTVAYCAVSPDGRTFAEQMSMRPETVAPLRRVTDAVHREGGAASLQLGHCGWFTKNAELSTWLPRGPSLSLNPYGISAGRPLALAMNAREIEAVIEDFGRASGLAREAGFDAVELHLGHGYLLSQFLSPATNRRSDGFGGGIDGRARLSLEVLRRVREVVGAGFPILCKMNLRDGFRGGMELPDALALARLLEAGGASALVLTGGFTSKSPFYLFRGRRPLEEMIAAEKSRLQKLVLRRFGTRVIREYPFEEMFFLPQAREVRAAVRMPLVLLGGIVSRSNVEAAMVEGFEFVALGRALIADPERVRRMAGDAGTRSRCNHCNVCVAEMDIGGVRCVLDDGVAA